Within the Synechococcales cyanobacterium T60_A2020_003 genome, the region CCTTGCCCACAAACAGGACACTGCCCATCAACCAAATTTCGCTTTAACCACCAGCGCAGTCCTAAGAATCCGACAATGGGCAAAAATAGCAGAAATGCGACCAAAATAAACAGGGACTTCACAAGCCAGCCTAGTCCGATCGCACTCAAGAGCCAAATTCCCGCTAAAATGGTGAGCCAGAAGCGGAACCCTGATAGATTTACTTGCACACCATTAAATCCGTTCTGGTTCATGGGGATCTCCTGCTTGTCTTAAGGTGATTATCAATGCCAAAGCAATGCACAAATTGAGATTTTAATTTCGCGGTTCTTAATAGTTGTCAGCGGACAATCTTGGGAATGAAGATAACGCCTGAATAAACTCAATAGGCCAAACAACGTTTTACGGTATGTCTATTCTATCGAACGGCTTTATGTTGCCGGGATGCCGTTGGGATCATTCAATAATCTTTATAGCAGCGATCGCCCTATACAAACCAGGGTAGATTACGCCCCGAACATTCGAGAGATCCACCCTGTGCAGATACTGATGAAGCAATGATGAAAGGGCGATCGCCCCTCCACCCCATAGACATCACAAACACAACACCTGCCCCAAGACCAAATCAGACAAGCGCTTCATCAATCTCAAGACAGGTGTTGAATTCAGTAATCGCCTTAGGACTCTAAATCCCTAGAACAACCCCAGCGTCAGAGACTTGCTGATGGGGAACGTTGCACCGATACCGAGCCAAATGGTCACCAGGGTTCCAAACAGGAACACACTAGTTGCCAAAGGACGACGGAACGGATTTTGGAACTTGTTCACGTTCTCAATGAACGGAATCAACATTAAGCCCAGAGGAATTGCGGTTTGTAGCGCAATCCCCAGGAGTTTGTTGGGCACAACCCGCAAAATCTGGAAGGCCGGGTACAGGTACCACTCAGGCAAAATTTCTAGGGGTGTTGCAAACGGGTTGGCAGGCTCACCCACCAACGCAGGATCAAGAACTGCTAGGGAAACGCAACAGGCGATCGTTCCCAGGATTACAACGGGGAAGGTGTAGAGAAGATCGTTCGGCCATGCAGGTTCACCGTAGTAATTGTGACCCATGCCCTGCTTTAACTTCTCCCGTAACTTTGGATCGCTCAGATCCGGCTTCTTAAGCGTTGACATAACTATCGGTGTTCTCCTTAATCGTCTGAAGACAGGCGTATGTAACGTAAAATTCGCAACGAGCTGTAGGCATAGCGTATCAAACACCCAATGGATGATTCCGTATCGTGAAGATACCGTTTCAAGTGACTTACAGCTCGCTCAATCGGCTTACAAGGGGCCAGAAATCCCTTGCTTGCGGATCATCAAGAAGTGCAGCAGCATAAACACTGCAATCAGCCAAGGCAATACGAAAGTATGCAGGCTGTAGAAACGAGTTAGGGTGGACTGACCAACGCTGGTACCACCGCGCAGTAGCTCAACCATGAAGGAACCAACTACGGGGATCGCCTCAGGGACACCGGATACGATTTTAACCGCCCAGTAACCAACCTGGTCCCAAGGCAACGAGTAACCCGTTACACCAAATGAAACGGTAATCACCGCCAAGATCACGCCCGTTACCCAGGTCAGCTCACGAGGTTTCTTAAAGCCACCCGTGAGGTACACGCGGAAAACATGGAGGATCATCATCAGCACCATCATGCTGGCAGACCAACGATGAATAGAGCGGATCAACCAACCAAAGTTAACTTCGGTCATGATGTATTGCACTGATGCGAAGGCTTCCGTGACGCTTGGCTTATAGTAGAAGGTCATTGCAAAGCCAGTTGCAAACTGGATGAGGAAGCACACTAGGGTGATGCCACCTAGGCAATAGAAGATATTGACGTGGGGAGGGACGTACTTGCTGCTGATATCGTCAGCGATCGCTTGAACCTCTAGGCGATCGTTAAACCACTTGTAGAGCTTTGAGTCCGTTACCTGCTTAGTAAACATGAAGCCAGAGTTCCAAGAAATGTTTATGCTGTTAGTAGAAATGTAACATAGCTTTCATTAACATTGTGGGGCTAAAAGGGTTGATCTGTCTAGGATTTACATAGCAAAACATTTGACACAATCCCATAGTCTGGGTTGAACGCTTAAACTACATTCAAGGGCATCTTAACCTTGGCCTTTACACAACTTTATAGATTCTCAGGGTTGAGGACGGTGATCTTCATTGAGCGTCATGAAGCGATCGCCCGTAGCCCTCGTCCTAACACAAAATACAAAACTTGTTATCTAAAGTTCTTGAGTGCATGAGAAAACAGCTTCTTCGGGTTGGGGTATTTTTAACCATCTTGATTATTCTGGGGTTCAGCGTGCTGACACCGAATGCCTATGCCTTCAGTGAGGAGCAAAAGCTTGTCACTGAAGTATGGCGGATTGTTGATCGCGCCTACGTAGACGACACCTTTAATGATCAGAATTGGTGGTTAGTGCGGCAGAAGGCACTGCAGCAACCGCTACCCGATCGTGAGGCAGCCT harbors:
- a CDS encoding zinc ribbon domain-containing protein; the protein is MNQNGFNGVQVNLSGFRFWLTILAGIWLLSAIGLGWLVKSLFILVAFLLFLPIVGFLGLRWWLKRNLVDGQCPVCGQGLAGVNRMQLTCPSCGEPLLVENGSFQRITPPGVVDVSAVEVSARQLED
- a CDS encoding cytochrome b6-f complex subunit IV is translated as MSTLKKPDLSDPKLREKLKQGMGHNYYGEPAWPNDLLYTFPVVILGTIACCVSLAVLDPALVGEPANPFATPLEILPEWYLYPAFQILRVVPNKLLGIALQTAIPLGLMLIPFIENVNKFQNPFRRPLATSVFLFGTLVTIWLGIGATFPISKSLTLGLF
- a CDS encoding cytochrome b6: MFTKQVTDSKLYKWFNDRLEVQAIADDISSKYVPPHVNIFYCLGGITLVCFLIQFATGFAMTFYYKPSVTEAFASVQYIMTEVNFGWLIRSIHRWSASMMVLMMILHVFRVYLTGGFKKPRELTWVTGVILAVITVSFGVTGYSLPWDQVGYWAVKIVSGVPEAIPVVGSFMVELLRGGTSVGQSTLTRFYSLHTFVLPWLIAVFMLLHFLMIRKQGISGPL